The following are from one region of the Paraglaciecola sp. L1A13 genome:
- the arsC gene encoding arsenate reductase (glutaredoxin) (This arsenate reductase requires both glutathione and glutaredoxin to convert arsenate to arsenite, after which the efflux transporter formed by ArsA and ArsB can extrude the arsenite from the cell, providing resistance.) — MSQLTILHNPRCSKSRETLKILQDNGQQPNIIEYLKNPPSEDELQSILLMLGMLDPRSLMRTKEAEYKALNLDSDNISPDELLRVMHVTPKLIERPIVIKGPLTSVDSLAVIGRPPENVLKLL; from the coding sequence ATGTCGCAGTTGACCATACTACATAACCCACGTTGCTCTAAAAGCCGAGAAACACTGAAAATTTTACAAGACAACGGCCAACAACCTAACATCATTGAGTATCTTAAAAATCCGCCCAGTGAAGATGAACTGCAATCCATACTGCTAATGTTGGGTATGCTGGATCCCCGTTCATTAATGCGAACAAAAGAAGCAGAATATAAAGCACTTAATCTCGACAGCGATAACATTTCCCCTGATGAACTGCTCAGAGTGATGCACGTCACGCCCAAATTAATTGAGCGGCCGATTGTGATCAAAGGACCTCTTACCAGCGTAGACAGCTTGGCGGTAATAGGCCGCCCTCCAGAAAACGTATTAAAGCTGCTATGA
- the wrbA gene encoding NAD(P)H:quinone oxidoreductase: MSQHILILYYSRNGATKAMANRIAQGVESTGMQAKLRTVPEVSDGIAHNQPIVPDSGDLFVHKNDLKSCAGLALGSPTRFGNMACALKYFIDSTSGEWLSGALVDKPASVFTSTGSMHGGQESTLLSMMLPLLHHGMVIAGLPYTHPELHNTTTGGSPYGATHYAHGSNSEKLSEDERTLCFAQGQRLATLAQKLTS; the protein is encoded by the coding sequence ATGAGCCAACATATTCTCATTTTGTATTACAGCCGAAATGGCGCGACAAAAGCAATGGCTAATCGCATTGCCCAAGGTGTTGAATCAACAGGCATGCAGGCAAAACTACGCACCGTACCTGAAGTATCAGATGGCATTGCCCACAATCAGCCTATCGTGCCAGACTCGGGGGACCTTTTTGTCCATAAAAATGATTTAAAATCCTGCGCTGGCTTGGCATTAGGCAGCCCAACACGCTTTGGTAATATGGCATGTGCACTCAAGTATTTTATTGATAGCACCAGTGGTGAATGGCTATCGGGTGCATTAGTTGATAAACCAGCTTCGGTTTTTACGTCGACAGGTAGTATGCATGGTGGGCAAGAAAGCACATTATTGAGCATGATGTTACCCCTATTACACCATGGCATGGTGATCGCAGGGTTACCCTATACTCACCCTGAATTACACAACACAACAACTGGCGGTAGCCCCTACGGCGCCACACATTATGCGCATGGTAGTAACAGCGAAAAACTCAGTGAAGACGAACGCACGTTATGCTTTGCCCAGGGCCAGCGCCTTGCCACTCTCGCCCAAAAACTAACCTCTTAG
- a CDS encoding DUF2069 domain-containing protein has translation MTLNTQFYKRLALSSYFLLIAWLVIWHFVLTIDKNTSTTFTVLFWIIPILLPIRGLLAGKPYTYAWTNFIVMYYLLHGLTAVYAVEGERIYAAIEILLCVGLFSGCSFYARLRGRELGTGIRKLKEELLEEKQAFESHKQQK, from the coding sequence ATGACTTTAAATACCCAGTTCTACAAACGCCTCGCCCTGAGTAGTTATTTTTTACTAATTGCGTGGTTAGTAATTTGGCATTTTGTACTGACCATAGATAAAAACACCTCAACCACATTTACTGTTCTTTTTTGGATCATTCCTATATTACTACCTATACGCGGTTTACTTGCCGGCAAACCTTACACGTACGCTTGGACAAATTTCATCGTAATGTATTATTTATTGCATGGCCTGACTGCAGTCTATGCAGTTGAAGGTGAACGCATTTATGCAGCCATAGAAATTTTGTTATGCGTCGGGTTATTTAGCGGATGTAGTTTTTATGCGCGTTTAAGAGGAAGAGAGTTAGGCACTGGGATCCGCAAACTGAAAGAAGAATTATTAGAAGAAAAACAAGCATTTGAATCGCACAAACAGCAGAAATAA
- the hda gene encoding DnaA regulatory inactivator Hda, protein MSKQLSLAVHLRDTETFDSFIVGENSHLVHRLKSLLKKTLDTQNQPWLTFVSGEYGVGKSHLLYSLCHKAQTAKVSAVYFSFKDKEQYSPEVLDGLEHSQLICLDDADALNDSQTWQIAVFDLLNRVKELGASHVVVCANGGPTSLNLQLADLASRFAWGVSFTLASLSDEGRCIALLTRAKQRGLVMPEKVAVYLVNHWRRDMPSLMNTLDKLDQMSLQQQRKLTIPFVKEALNL, encoded by the coding sequence ATGAGCAAGCAACTGTCTTTAGCTGTGCATTTACGCGACACCGAAACGTTTGATAGCTTCATCGTTGGGGAAAACTCGCACTTAGTGCATAGGCTCAAAAGTTTGCTCAAAAAAACCTTGGATACACAAAACCAACCTTGGTTAACGTTTGTCAGCGGAGAATATGGTGTCGGCAAGAGCCACTTGCTTTATTCTTTATGCCACAAAGCCCAGACAGCAAAAGTCAGTGCAGTTTATTTCAGTTTTAAAGACAAAGAGCAGTATTCACCAGAGGTACTTGATGGATTGGAACATAGCCAATTAATTTGTCTAGATGACGCTGATGCGCTTAACGATTCACAGACTTGGCAAATAGCTGTTTTTGATTTATTAAATCGCGTCAAAGAATTAGGTGCCAGTCATGTGGTGGTTTGCGCAAATGGTGGACCGACCTCGTTAAACTTACAACTTGCTGATTTGGCATCACGGTTTGCGTGGGGAGTGAGCTTTACACTAGCAAGTCTTAGCGATGAAGGTCGTTGCATAGCTTTGCTAACCAGAGCCAAACAGCGAGGTTTAGTTATGCCCGAGAAGGTTGCGGTTTATTTAGTGAATCATTGGCGTCGGGATATGCCGTCTTTAATGAATACATTAGACAAACTGGATCAAATGTCGTTACAGCAGCAAAGGAAACTCACCATTCCATTTGTAAAAGAAGCCCTTAATCTTTAG
- a CDS encoding DUF2066 domain-containing protein, whose protein sequence is MIKTVTILQRFHLILLLSLWILGSAQAGEVDGLYSAKVGVADQSTRTQSEAIRQGLEDVFVKVSGNSTLLSDPQIKIQLKQAKSYLRTYRFEQTPEQLYLAVNFDQDKVDKQLRDSGYRIWDKRRPETILWLAVKEPKGDRELVSESSHPELLVSAQDIAQRRGIEIVQPLLDLDDMQNIDIYDIWGGFVHQLAQASSRYGVDSVLSARIYLVDNVEPEQNIDIQWQADWTLLENGKTISGTVAGIDQEQVVVELINSLGDTLATKYAIDFSLLDPNAQRTVITINNLDSLRQYGEILTFFRSLSVVNSANLVSQRGQVAQFELSLLGNVDNLMDAVTLDSRLSPVNRFEADKQNLEFFWKR, encoded by the coding sequence ATGATCAAAACCGTCACTATTTTACAAAGATTTCACCTGATATTGCTGCTGTCGTTATGGATACTTGGTAGTGCGCAAGCTGGGGAAGTCGACGGTTTGTACAGTGCAAAAGTTGGCGTTGCTGATCAATCCACTCGCACGCAAAGTGAGGCAATTCGTCAAGGTCTTGAAGACGTATTCGTAAAAGTCAGTGGGAATTCGACTTTGCTAAGTGATCCTCAGATAAAAATTCAACTCAAACAAGCCAAAAGCTATCTGCGTACCTATCGTTTTGAGCAAACCCCCGAACAGCTTTATTTAGCCGTTAACTTTGATCAGGATAAAGTCGACAAGCAACTGCGCGATTCCGGTTACCGCATTTGGGATAAGCGTCGTCCCGAAACCATTCTTTGGTTAGCCGTTAAAGAGCCAAAGGGGGATCGTGAGTTAGTGTCTGAAAGTAGCCATCCAGAGTTACTGGTCAGTGCTCAGGATATTGCCCAGCGCCGTGGTATCGAAATTGTGCAGCCATTATTAGATTTAGATGATATGCAAAATATCGATATTTATGACATATGGGGGGGCTTTGTGCATCAATTAGCTCAGGCAAGCAGTCGTTATGGGGTAGACAGCGTATTGTCTGCTCGGATTTATCTTGTTGATAATGTTGAACCCGAACAAAATATTGATATTCAGTGGCAAGCCGATTGGACCTTATTGGAAAACGGTAAGACGATTTCAGGAACAGTAGCAGGCATAGATCAAGAGCAAGTGGTCGTCGAACTTATTAATAGTTTAGGCGACACTCTTGCCACTAAATATGCCATCGATTTTAGCCTTTTAGACCCTAACGCTCAGCGTACTGTTATCACAATCAATAATCTTGACAGCCTCCGTCAGTATGGTGAAATTCTAACGTTTTTTAGAAGTCTAAGCGTGGTTAATTCAGCTAACCTTGTATCCCAAAGGGGGCAAGTTGCTCAATTCGAATTAAGCTTGTTAGGAAATGTCGATAACTTAATGGACGCTGTCACCCTAGACAGCCGATTGTCGCCGGTAAACCGCTTTGAGGCGGATAAGCAGAATCTGGAGTTTTTCTGGAAACGATAA
- the purM gene encoding phosphoribosylformylglycinamidine cyclo-ligase, whose protein sequence is MTDNKPSLSYKDAGVDIDAGNELVERIKSVSKKTHRPEVRGGLGGFGALCSLPSKYREPLLVSGTDGVGTKLRLAMDLEQHDGIGIDLVAMCVNDLIVQGAEPLFFLDYYATGKLDVDTAAKVVTGIGKGCELSGCALIGGETAEMPGMYHGNDYDVAGFCVGVVEAADVIDGSRVKAGDTLIALGSSGPHSNGYSLVRKILEVSGCQASDVFDGKPLSEHLLEPTRIYVKSVLNLLETVQVNAITHITGGGFWENIPRVLPAGTKAIIDEKSWQWPSIFNWLQDNGNVTTYEMYRTFNCGVGMIIALEANKAEEAIQILRGQGENVWKIGHIESGDDTNQVEIK, encoded by the coding sequence GTGACCGATAATAAACCCTCCTTAAGCTATAAAGATGCAGGTGTCGACATCGATGCGGGCAATGAACTTGTTGAAAGAATCAAATCAGTAAGCAAGAAAACACATCGCCCTGAAGTTAGAGGAGGTTTAGGTGGTTTCGGCGCACTGTGTTCACTTCCAAGCAAGTACCGCGAGCCTTTACTCGTATCTGGAACGGACGGCGTGGGCACCAAATTACGCCTCGCTATGGATTTAGAGCAACATGATGGTATCGGCATCGACTTGGTCGCCATGTGTGTGAACGATTTAATTGTGCAAGGCGCTGAGCCCCTGTTCTTTTTAGATTATTATGCAACAGGTAAGCTCGACGTTGATACGGCCGCAAAAGTCGTAACCGGTATTGGCAAAGGTTGTGAATTGTCTGGCTGCGCTTTAATTGGTGGCGAAACCGCCGAAATGCCAGGCATGTATCACGGCAATGACTACGATGTTGCTGGATTCTGCGTTGGCGTAGTCGAAGCCGCTGATGTTATAGATGGAAGCCGAGTTAAAGCAGGTGATACATTAATAGCGCTGGGCTCATCGGGTCCTCATTCAAACGGGTATTCTTTAGTACGTAAAATATTAGAAGTCTCTGGTTGCCAAGCATCTGACGTTTTTGATGGAAAGCCGCTATCTGAACACCTACTAGAGCCCACCCGTATTTATGTAAAATCTGTCCTTAACTTATTAGAAACCGTCCAAGTGAATGCAATTACACATATTACTGGCGGTGGCTTCTGGGAAAATATTCCTCGCGTGCTGCCTGCTGGTACCAAAGCGATTATCGATGAGAAAAGTTGGCAGTGGCCAAGTATCTTTAATTGGCTGCAAGATAACGGAAATGTAACCACGTATGAAATGTACCGCACCTTTAACTGTGGTGTGGGCATGATCATCGCATTAGAGGCAAACAAAGCCGAAGAGGCGATTCAGATATTGCGCGGCCAAGGTGAAAACGTATGGAAAATAGGTCACATTGAAAGTGGCGACGACACGAATCAAGTTGAGATTAAGTAG
- the purN gene encoding phosphoribosylglycinamide formyltransferase encodes MVVLISGNGSNLQALIDDIAEHKIAAEIVAVISNKKDVYGLERAAQADIASHVVSHKDYATREDYDTQLNSVIASYSPDLVVLAGFMRILTPWFVEQFTGKMLNIHPSLLPKYKGLDTHQRAIDAKDEVHGASVHFVTPELDGGPVVLQSKVPVYSDETASQLASRVQEQERQMYPLVVRWFCQKRLLMLNNKAYLDGNEIPSTGYAPD; translated from the coding sequence ATCGTTGTGCTGATTTCAGGCAACGGTTCAAATCTGCAAGCTTTAATTGATGATATAGCAGAGCACAAAATAGCGGCAGAAATTGTCGCTGTTATTTCCAATAAAAAAGATGTCTATGGGTTGGAGCGAGCAGCCCAGGCTGATATTGCCAGTCACGTTGTCAGTCATAAAGACTATGCGACGCGTGAGGATTACGACACGCAATTAAACAGCGTTATAGCTAGTTATTCACCTGATTTAGTTGTATTAGCTGGATTCATGCGCATATTAACTCCTTGGTTTGTTGAACAATTTACAGGTAAGATGTTGAACATTCATCCCTCTTTGTTGCCAAAATACAAAGGATTAGATACGCATCAACGAGCCATTGATGCCAAAGATGAAGTACACGGCGCATCGGTACACTTTGTTACTCCTGAGCTTGATGGCGGGCCAGTTGTTTTACAGTCAAAGGTACCTGTTTATAGCGATGAAACAGCCTCGCAACTTGCATCAAGAGTGCAAGAACAAGAGCGCCAAATGTATCCATTAGTTGTCAGATGGTTCTGCCAAAAAAGACTGCTAATGCTTAATAATAAGGCATATTTAGATGGAAACGAAATACCAAGCACGGGTTATGCACCTGATTAG
- a CDS encoding DUF3108 domain-containing protein, with amino-acid sequence METKYQARVMHLISKRWLAGLLFIVGSVAQASALPSFDAEYTAYRYGKKLGYALLSVENTENNTYRMEYHSKVSLFFLSDKRTEISDFAFVDNKIVPKNYRYSRTGTGSNKSTKIVFDPNKAEIFVDDKPGIAWQDQFDNQLYRLDMQQKLAQGQKEFSYNVINYRGQERDYNLKVMGTEQLTLPYGMLEGIKVEIVRHNSTRETFAWFSPQLNYQLVRLQQFKDDKEQGDIQLKTFVLTQ; translated from the coding sequence ATGGAAACGAAATACCAAGCACGGGTTATGCACCTGATTAGCAAACGATGGTTGGCGGGCCTTTTATTTATAGTTGGCTCGGTTGCTCAAGCGTCTGCATTGCCATCATTCGATGCTGAATATACGGCGTATCGTTATGGCAAAAAGCTAGGTTATGCATTGCTCAGTGTAGAGAACACCGAAAACAATACCTACCGCATGGAGTATCACTCGAAAGTTTCTCTGTTCTTCTTATCAGATAAAAGGACTGAAATTAGCGACTTCGCTTTTGTTGATAATAAAATTGTGCCTAAAAACTATCGCTATAGTCGTACCGGTACTGGCAGCAATAAAAGCACCAAAATCGTTTTTGATCCCAATAAAGCCGAAATTTTTGTAGACGATAAACCAGGAATTGCATGGCAGGATCAATTCGATAACCAACTATATCGTTTAGATATGCAGCAAAAACTAGCCCAAGGACAAAAAGAGTTCAGTTATAATGTCATTAATTACCGCGGCCAAGAACGTGACTATAACTTAAAAGTAATGGGTACTGAGCAACTCACCTTGCCCTATGGCATGCTTGAAGGCATAAAGGTTGAGATTGTCCGTCACAATTCAACTCGAGAAACGTTTGCCTGGTTTTCGCCTCAACTTAATTATCAGCTAGTACGGTTACAACAATTTAAAGATGATAAAGAGCAAGGTGATATTCAACTTAAAACGTTTGTTTTAACGCAATAA
- the fadE gene encoding acyl-CoA dehydrogenase FadE: MQTLLWTLIIIATLGAASYFRMKLMNATIAVAIAMLLGSILGPVGGLAWLVFLIIAIPLNVESIRKKYLTAPILDTYKKIMPEMSSTERDAIDAGTVWWDGEIFSGNPNWQALHSIPQARLTAEERAFLDGPVAEVCQMVNDWDVTHKDADLTPEVWQFLKDNKFFAMIIKKQYGGLEFSAFAQSRVLQKLSGVSAVLSTTVGVPNSLGPGELLQHYGTKEQQDHYLPRLATGEEIPCFALTGPEAGSDAGSLPDTGIVCKGQWEGKEVIGLRLTFDKRYITLAPVATVVGLAFKMYDPDGLVGDKKDLGITCALLPRDTKGMEIGNRHFPLNVPFQNGPIRGNDIFVPLDYIIGGVEMAGQGWRMLVECLSVGRCITLPSASAGGAKSIALATGAYARIRRQFKMPVGKMEGVEEMLASIGANAYLMDAVTSLTTKAVDLGEKPSVVSAICKYHLTEKMRQLVNDAMDVHGGKGVMLGPNNYLGRGYQGAPIAITVEGANILTRNMMIYGQGAMRSHPFVLKELYAASNEDKEQGLNEFDDAVFGHIGFAISNTFRSIWFSLTGARLAGSPFDDETAGYYRSLQRFSSNLALLSDVSMAVLGGELKRRERISARLGDVLSHIYLASAVLKRYDDQGRLKEDLPLVHWAMQDTLFRLETALIELFENFPSKVLGVVLKAMIMPFGRAYRRPSDKLDHEIAAILQSPNSSRTRLGEGQHFGDKDCLMGDLEQTLKDVLASEPLFDKVCKAAKERYPFTGLDFIASKGIELGVITEQEAELLKRTEAGRLRTINVDDFDPKELIANTQATKVKRRPKASDAA; the protein is encoded by the coding sequence ATGCAAACGTTATTATGGACACTTATTATTATCGCCACCCTTGGGGCTGCGAGTTACTTCAGAATGAAATTAATGAATGCCACAATCGCTGTGGCCATCGCTATGTTATTGGGCAGCATATTGGGGCCCGTTGGCGGGTTAGCATGGTTAGTATTTTTGATCATTGCCATACCATTAAATGTTGAGTCAATACGTAAAAAATACCTAACGGCGCCTATCTTAGATACATATAAAAAGATTATGCCGGAAATGTCGAGCACTGAGCGCGATGCTATCGATGCAGGTACCGTATGGTGGGATGGTGAAATTTTCAGCGGCAATCCTAATTGGCAAGCACTGCACAGCATTCCACAAGCTCGTTTAACAGCCGAAGAGCGTGCTTTTCTGGACGGCCCTGTTGCTGAAGTTTGCCAAATGGTGAATGACTGGGATGTAACTCACAAAGACGCCGATCTTACTCCTGAGGTTTGGCAGTTTCTTAAAGACAATAAATTCTTCGCGATGATTATCAAAAAGCAATACGGTGGACTCGAGTTTTCTGCTTTTGCTCAATCTCGTGTTCTGCAAAAGTTATCTGGGGTTAGCGCAGTACTATCTACCACCGTAGGTGTTCCTAACTCATTAGGGCCAGGTGAGTTACTGCAACATTATGGAACTAAAGAACAGCAAGATCATTACCTACCACGTCTTGCTACGGGTGAAGAAATTCCTTGTTTCGCCCTAACAGGACCTGAAGCAGGCTCCGACGCAGGCTCACTGCCTGACACTGGTATTGTGTGCAAAGGCCAATGGGAAGGTAAAGAGGTGATCGGGTTACGGCTGACCTTTGACAAACGTTACATTACGTTAGCGCCGGTTGCGACTGTCGTCGGTTTAGCGTTTAAAATGTACGATCCCGATGGCTTAGTCGGTGACAAAAAAGACTTGGGTATCACCTGCGCATTGTTACCTCGTGACACCAAAGGAATGGAAATTGGCAATCGCCACTTCCCATTAAACGTGCCGTTTCAAAATGGTCCAATCCGAGGTAACGACATTTTCGTGCCTCTGGATTACATTATTGGTGGCGTTGAAATGGCCGGTCAAGGCTGGCGCATGTTGGTCGAATGTTTGTCTGTAGGGCGTTGTATTACCCTACCCTCAGCTTCTGCGGGCGGAGCGAAAAGTATTGCCTTGGCTACAGGCGCATATGCGCGTATTCGTCGCCAATTCAAAATGCCTGTGGGTAAAATGGAAGGTGTCGAAGAAATGCTTGCCAGCATTGGTGCTAACGCTTATCTCATGGACGCTGTCACCAGTTTAACAACTAAAGCAGTTGATTTAGGTGAAAAACCTTCCGTTGTATCAGCGATTTGTAAGTACCATTTAACAGAGAAAATGCGTCAGTTGGTCAACGATGCTATGGATGTGCACGGCGGCAAAGGAGTCATGCTTGGGCCAAATAATTATTTGGGTCGTGGTTACCAAGGCGCACCTATCGCGATCACAGTTGAAGGCGCTAATATCCTGACCCGTAATATGATGATTTACGGTCAGGGTGCAATGCGCAGTCATCCGTTTGTTCTAAAAGAGCTTTACGCAGCAAGTAACGAAGATAAAGAACAAGGCTTGAATGAATTTGATGATGCGGTCTTTGGCCATATTGGCTTTGCCATCAGCAATACCTTTAGAAGTATTTGGTTTTCATTAACAGGCGCTCGCTTGGCCGGCTCACCATTTGATGATGAAACCGCAGGTTACTATCGTTCCTTACAGCGTTTCAGTAGTAACCTAGCCTTGTTGTCTGACGTTTCAATGGCAGTATTGGGCGGTGAACTTAAACGCCGTGAACGCATATCTGCACGTTTAGGTGATGTATTAAGTCATATATATCTAGCTTCTGCTGTACTAAAACGTTATGACGACCAAGGACGACTCAAGGAAGATTTACCTTTGGTTCACTGGGCAATGCAAGACACATTATTCAGATTAGAAACAGCGTTAATTGAATTGTTTGAAAACTTCCCATCTAAGGTGCTAGGTGTGGTCCTTAAGGCTATGATAATGCCATTCGGCCGTGCATATCGTCGTCCTTCAGATAAGTTAGACCATGAAATTGCCGCAATATTACAAAGCCCCAACAGTTCGCGTACGCGTCTTGGTGAAGGACAACACTTCGGTGATAAAGATTGCTTAATGGGTGATTTAGAGCAAACGTTAAAAGATGTACTCGCGAGTGAGCCTCTTTTTGACAAAGTATGTAAAGCCGCCAAAGAACGCTATCCTTTCACAGGGCTTGATTTTATTGCCAGCAAAGGTATAGAGCTAGGTGTTATAACTGAGCAAGAAGCGGAGTTACTTAAGCGCACCGAAGCGGGTCGCTTACGTACCATAAATGTAGATGATTTTGATCCCAAAGAACTCATCGCTAATACTCAAGCAACAAAAGTCAAACGTCGACCTAAAGCATCTGACGCTGCTTAA